In Haematobia irritans isolate KBUSLIRL chromosome 1, ASM5000362v1, whole genome shotgun sequence, a genomic segment contains:
- the LOC142222552 gene encoding neutral ceramidase-like, translated as MEINFKPLRICGLLLFLYVSTPVYGDYQIGLGRADCTGPPVEINFMGYGNLRQTGKGIHLRQFARAFVVRNESSVVAFVSVETSMVGYDIKREVLRRLADNYGDTFNNNNVIISATHTHSAPGGHMMHFFYDASIYGFVPQTFQALVDGIYLSIERAEKNMFTGKIYLSRVPVYDVSINRSPSSYLLNDNENRSLFEFDVDNNLTQLRFVDDGGNIRGAFNWFAIHPTSMDSTNTLVSSDNLGYASLLLEKEYNPNDVPGQGTFVGAFCSTNLGDVSPNIKGPKCSESGNPCDNLSSTCPENEGECIARGPGNDTFESTKIIGERLAAAALKLLTNTQGPDVNGREVVGELRCVHKFVDMPNYRYEFENETDAAPIDGVYFVNGCEPAMGYSFAAGTIDGPGIPLFQQGTTSDNNFVNILRDIVADPTAEDIVCQSPKPILLATGRATFPYEWQPKIVSTQECRIGNVILAAVPGEFTTMAGRNLQKLIEDFSIFGDGEFEVILAGLSNIYSSYITTRQEYQAQRYEAASTLYGPNTLSIYMNIYGTLTNDLFRPSTNTDSGEPEPEPPNMMDKVWSLDLGVLFDMHPLGRYYGHVKEQPLDNYAIDETVRVTFVAANPRNNLMHEKTYLAVEHMVGDDEWRVVYTDASWETKFIWERTSIIFHTSEVHIEWTITSNTKPGQYRIRHYGYFKPILGNIVAYEGFSNAFNVAGSPDYSD; from the exons atggaaataaatttcaaaccGCTTAGAATTTGCGGtttattgctatttttatacgtATCAACACCAGTGTACGGGGATTATCAAATTGGTTTGGGTCGAGCAGATTGTACTGGTCCTCCAGTGGAGATAAATTTT ATGGGTTATGGCAACTTGAGGCAGACTGGTAAAGGCATCCACTTAAGGCAATTCGCTCGAGCTTTTGTCGTTCGAAATGAGAGCAGCGTCGTTGCATTTGTTTCCGTTGAGACCAGTATGGTGGGCTACGATATTAAACGTGAG gttcttcgacGTTTGGCAGACAATTATGGTGATACTTTTAACAATAATAACGTCATCATTAGTGCTACACATACACACAGTGCACCCGGTGGTCATATGATGCATTTCTTTTATGATGCCTCTATATATGGGTTTGTGCCACAGACCTTCCAGGCACTAGTCGATGGAATCTATCTG agtaTCGAAAGGGCAGAGAAAAACATGTTCACAGGAAAAATTTACCTCTCTCGCGTACCAGTTTATGATGTCAGTATAAATCGTTCGCCCTCATCATACCTTCTAAATGATAATGAGAATAGGAGTCTCTTTGAGTTTGATGTTGATAACAATTTAACACAATTGCGTTTTGTTGATGATGGAGGAAATATTAGGGGTGCCTTCAATTGGTTTGCCATACATCCAACATCTATGGATAGTACAAATACTTTAGTTTCCAGTGATAATTTAGGCTATGCTTCATTGCTTTTGGAAAAGGAATACAATCCGAATGATGTACCTGGTCAG GGTACATTTGTAGGAGCTTTCTGTTCTACGAATTTGGGTGATGTGTCCCCAAACATCAAAGGTCCAAAATGTTCTGAGAGTGGCAACCCATGTGATAATCTATCATCAACATGTCCTGAAAATGAGGGTGAATGTATTGCAAGAGGTCCTGGTAATGATACATTTGAGAGTACTAAAATTATTGGTGAACGTTTGGCAGCAGCAGCTTTG aagtTACTAACAAACACCCAAGGACCGGACGTCAACGGGCGAGAAGTTGTAGGTGAATTGCGTTGCGTTCATAAATTTGTTGATATGCCAAATTACCGATACGAATTTGAAAATGAGACTGATGCCGCACCTATAGATGGGGTGTACTTCGTTAATGGCTGTGAACCAGCAATGGGTTATAGTTTTGCGGCTGGTACTATTGATGGTCCGGGAATTCCCTTATTTCAACAAGGCACCACAAGCGATAATAATTTCGTGAATATTTTGCGTGATATTGTAGCGGATCCTACAGCAGAAGATATTGTATGTCAATCGCCAAAACCTATTCTATTGGCTACGGGAAGG gcCACCTTCCCCTATGAATGGCAACCGAAAATTGTTTCCACACAAGAATGTCGAATTGGCAATGTAATCCTAGCAGCTGTACCAGGAGAATTCACTACTATGGCTGGTAGAAATCTGcaaaaactaatcgaagattTTTCCATATTTGGTGATGGAGAATTTGAGGTAATATTGGCTGGACTTTCCAATATTTATTCCAGTTACATTACCACTCGTCAAGAATATCAAGCCCAAAGATATGAGGCCGCCTCGACTTTATATGGACCCAATACGCTTTCAATTTACATGAATATCTATGGCACATTGACCAATGATTTGTTTCGCCCGTCAACTAACACAGATAGTGGTGAACCAGAACCTGAGCCACCCAATATGATGGATAAGGTATGGTCCCTGGATCTTGGTGTCTTATTTGATATGCATCCCTTGGGTAGATATTACGGCCATGTTAAAGAACAACCTTTAGACAATTATGCCATCGATGAGACTGTTCGGGTAACATTTGTAGCTGCTAATCCTCGTAATAATCTAATGCATGAGAAAACATATTTGGCTGTGGAGCATATGGTGGGGGATGACGAGTGGCGAGTGGTATATACCGATGCCAGTTGGGAGACCAA atttatatgggagagaACATCTATAATTTTTCACACTAGCGAAGTTCATATCGAGTGGACTATTACATCAAATACTAAGCCTGGTCAATACCGTATACGTCATTATGGCTATTTTAAACCTATTTTGGGTAACATCGTTGCCTATGAGGGTTTTAGCAATGCGTTTAATGTTGCAGGATCACCAGATTATAGTGATTAg